Genomic window (Syntrophales bacterium):
ACAGGGCAAGGACGATGGCGGCAATCCCGACCAGAGTCATGCCGGAAGCCTCCTTGACGTCCAGAACGATCACCTTCCGGGCCACCGCAATGATCGCCAGCATCAGGACGACTTCCAGATGAACCGGCTCGGCGGAGAGGTAACTCTTGAGGGTGTGGATGAGTTCCAGCCCGATGAGAACCAGGAGAAACATGCCAAAGACTTCCAGGAGTTCGTCGATCTCCAGGAGGAAAAGGGGCGGCGTGAAAATATCCCGGACCAGGAGCCAGGCCACCTCGACGGTTGCCAGGAAGACGGTCAGGGCCATCATGCCGATGAGGGCGTAAACCGTAGCCTTCTCGAACTGTTTCAGCGTCTTCACGGGAGCCTCCGCGTCAGCCGTTCATGCGCAGGTAGCGGTGGATGTAGGCGGCGGCCTGCTCCTTCGGCTCAAAGATCCCGAAGTGCCCCTCGCAGAGGACGTCCGGCTCCAGGGCCAGGATCTTCTTCATGGAGGCCCGCCAGTCGCTGATGTTGGAGCGGAAGGCCGACATGAAGGGGCCGTGGATGTCCTGTCCGAAAAGGACCCGCTTCCCGTTCCGGTCGAGCCAGACCACGATGGAGCCGGGCGTGTGGCCCGGCGTGTGAAGGCAGTGCAGATCCTCGCCGCCGAAGGCCAGGACCTCCTCCTCCCCCTTGAGGCGCCGGTCCACCCGGGTGGGCGGGAAGTCCGTCTCGTACCAGTTGGCCGCCGTCCGGACGGGGTCCCCCGCCTCGATCGCCTCCGCGTCCAGTTCGTGGATCAGGATCCGGCAGCCGTACCGGTCTCGGAAGAAGGGAGCCGACCCGATGTGGTCGATGTGGCAGTGGGTCAGGATCAGGGTGGAAATGGCCCCGGGATCCAGCCCCGCCCCCTCGATGTTCCGCAGGAGGGCTTTCGAGCTGCCGCCGGCCCCGGAGTCGATCATGACCAGTTCCCCCTGGAAATCGACGACGAATACCGTGGCGTCGTCGGACCGGGAGACATCCGGTCCCCCCACGAGCCAGATCCCGTCCCAGATGGCTTCCGCCCTGCCCATAGCCGGCCTCCTACCGTTCAGCGGTTCGTCCGCAGCGTCGCCGAGGTCTCGAAAAAGCCCGCCCCGGCAACCTGTCCGTCGGGCTTTGCGTTCTTCACGGGCGCCTTGACGACACTCACTCCCCGGACCTTCACGTCCATGTCCGCCGCCTTCGTCCGAACCTCATAGACTCCGCCCGCCGCCTCGAGCTGGAGGTCACCAATGGGAGAGGAACTGGCGTATACCATGATCTTCTCCTCCCCGAAGGGCGGGACCACCTCGAGCTGGAATTTGTCGTTGCCCGAGGGGATCTCGTAGACCACGCCGCCCTGGAAATAGTTGTCCGACCGGTAGGGATTCGGAAGCAGTTGGAGGATCTGCCCCTTCGTGTCTCGGTAGATCACCCGGGCAAAGAAGGGCCGGTTCCCCTTGAGGAAAATCCGGATCTGCTCCGACTGCCGGTACGTCTGCCTGTCCGTCCAGACGCGGACGTTCAGCGGGGCCCCGGGATCGTCCGCCAGGGCGGGCTTTGCGGCGACCCGGTCCATGGCCTTCGTGTCGGGAAGGATCTCCGCCTTGACCCGGATCCGGAAGCACTCGCCGGTCTTGGGGTCGGTGTACCAGGTCCGCTGGAGTTCCTGGAGGATCCGGACGGTGCCGTTGGCATAGGCCTCCAGGAGGTCCTTGAGGACCGTCGCGTCCTCGACTTTCGTCTCGCTCTTCACGTACGTCGCGGCGTACTCCAGCGCCTGCCGCCTGGCGTTGGCCAGAGCGTCGTCTTCCGTGGCCTTCCGGGACTTGTCATAGCCCATGCAGGAGTAACCCTCCGCCTCGGTGATGGCGGAAGAGGCGGCGAACGCCGGCAGGGCCGCCAGGAGCAGGACTGCAGCCAACAGGATCGCTTTCTTCATGACGTTCTCCTTACCGTACGGTGTTGCACACGAGCGAGCCGACCAGATCCTTCATGTCCCTCATACCGTGCCGCACGAGGTAGGCCTCGATCCCCTCGATGACGTCGAGGGACGTTCGGGGGTTCATGAACTGTCCCGTCCCCACCTGGACGGCCGAGGCCCCGGCGATGAGAAATTCCAGGGCACCCGCTGCGTCGACGATACCCCCCACGCCGATGACGGGGACCTTCACCCGGCCGGCGACCTGCCAGACCATGCGCACCGCCACGGGCCGCACGGCCGGTCCGGAGAGCCCGCCGGTGACATTCGCGAGATGGGGAACACGCCGCTCCACGTCCACGGACATGCCCAGGAGGGTGTTGATGAGCGAGAGGGCATGGGCTCCGGCGGATTCGACGGCGAGGGCGATCTCGACGATGTCCGTGACGTTGGGGGTGAGCTTCACGATCACCGGCAGGTCCGTGCTTCCCCGGACCGCCGCCGTCACCTCCGCCGCGGACTCCGGCCGCGCACCGAAGGCAATCCCGCCCTTCTTCACGTTGGGGCAGGAGATGTTCACCTCCAGGGCATGGACGCCGCCGGCCCGGCTCAACTCCTCCGCCACGGCGGCGTATTCGTCGACGGCCTCTCCGAAGATGTTGACGATGACCGGGACGTCAAACTTACGCAGGTAGGGAAGCTTCTCCGCGACGAATGCCTGGACGCCCACGTTCTGCAGGCCCACGGCGTTGAGCATCCCCGCGGGCGTCTCCATAATCCGGGGCGGCGGGTTGCCGGCCCGGGGCCGGAGGGAAATGCCCTTGGTGACGACGGCCCCCAGGTGGTTCAGGTCCGCGAACGGGGCGTACTCCTCCCCGTACCCGAAGGTGCCCGACGCGGGCATGACCGGGTTCTTCAGGTTCAGGCCGCCGATCGAGACGGCGAGCGACGGGAGGTTATTACCAGTCGAGTTCATGGATGTCGAAAACCGGTCCTTCCCTGCAGACCCGCACGTATGACAAAGCGCTGTCCCTGCCGCGGACGGCGACGGCGCAGCCCAGGCAGGCCCCGAGCCCGCAGGCCATGCGCTCCTCCACGGAGACCTGGCATGGAACCGGCGAGTCCCGGAGCATGTCCGCCAGACATGACAGCATCGGCCGGGGACCGCAGGCGTAGAGGGCCGTCTCTTCCGGGTGGAACGAGGGCAGATCCTGGCCCAGGGGGTCCGTCACGATGCCGCATGAACCGCAGGTGCCGTCGTCCGTGGTGACGACCACGCGCGAGCACAGCGCCTCCATCCGCTCCAGCCCGACCAGGGCGTCGGCGCAGCGGGCACCGGCGTAACAGACGATGTCTTTTTCCGCCCCGTCCGGGATTCCCCGGTAATGCTCCGCCAGGAAGGTCAGGGGGGCGATGCCGATGCCGCCGGAGATGAGCACGAGGGTCCGGAGTTCCGGGGCAATGCGGAATCCGCGGCCCAGGGGGCCCAGGACCTGCAGCACCCGGCCCGCCGGGAGGCCCGAGAGCAGGGCCGTACCCTTCCCGGCCACCCGGTAGAGAAGCTCCAGGCGGGCCTCCCCCCTCCGCTGCGAGAAGCTGTAGATTCCGAGGGGCCGGGCCAGTAGGGGGTCCGACCGGTCGGGCATCCGCACCATGACGAACTGGCCCGGAACGGGGTCGGTGATGGGAATCGGGAGTCCCAGGACCATGTGGAAATGGCCGGGCGCCGTCTCGCGATTCGACAGCACCACCCCCTCGACATTTCGCTCCATTCCCCGCCGTGCCTGGTCCGTCATGATTTCCAATTCGATTTCTTGAACGATCCTGAATGTTTGAATGGTCCCGTCTCTTTTCTCACAGGAGACGGGCAATTGCAACGACAAATCCGGCCCGCTCCCCCGTCACGAAGCATTCCACTCCATGAGAAGCGCGTCTTCGCCGGTTTCGGGATAATAGCCGCGCCGGGTGCCGGTGCGTTGGAACCCCCATTTCCGGTACAGCTCGATGGCCGCCGCGTTGCTTCTCCGCACCTCCAGAACCACCCGCGTCACGTCCTCCCGGGTGCACAGATCCAGCATTCCCTTCATGAGGCAGTCGGCGATGCCGGCGCGCCGGAGGTCCTGCCGGACGGCGATCCGCTGCAGCTGGCCCTCGCCGGCCACGAACCAGAAGAACATGTACCCGCATACGGAAGCCCCCGGCCTTCGCGCCTCCCGCGCTGCAAGGCTCCTGGAGATGACCAGGTCCAGCTCCCGCAGGAACAGCTCCCGGGACCAGGGGGTCGGAAAGGAGGCGCGCTCGATGGCCAGGATCTCCTCCAGGTACTCTTCCGTCACCGGAGAAAGTTCAATGGACGGGCTCATCCGGGACTCCGAATCATGGGCCCTGGAACAGCTCAAGGAAGAAAACGGCCGCCAGGTACACGCCGCAGAATACGTGCAGCGCCCTCTTCTGGGAAAAGGCTTTCAGGGCGGCGGCGATTCCCACGACGGGAAACATGAAATACGTCAGCTGCAGGGCCATGCGGACCGAATGGGAAAGATGCTCCAGAAGCCAGCCCAGGAGAGGAACGCCCACCGCCAAAAGAACGGCCAGCAGCCCCGCCGACGAGAGCCAGTAGCGGCCGATCGCCCGTATGTGCAGCCGGGAGACGGCCCCGAGATCGCCCGCTTCCCCGGCCGCAACGGCCTGCCGCGCCAAGCGCTCGTTCAGCATGACGAGAACCTGCTCCCCCTTCTGGGCGAGGTGGGCAACGGGCAGAAACATGAGAAGAGAAAGGGCGACGGTCTCCCTGGGAACGTTCCCGGACGGACCCGGGCTGTTCAGGACCGCAACAGAAACGGCAAGAACGGTCACGATGGTTTCGTTGGGGGGAATGTAGGTCCCGATGGGAAGATGGTCGATCCAGAACAGTTCGATCAGGGCTCCCACGAGCAGACCCGTCGCCGGGGCGCCCAGCATCCATCCCGTGAGGGTCCCCGCCACGACGGGGCGGGAGATCATGGCCTGGAGAACGACCCGGTCCAGGCACATCAACCCGCCGGCTGTAGCAATGAGAAGGATTTTCCAGTGCACGGGTCCCTCCGGCGGGTGTCCTCGGGGCGGTCGGGACGGCGCTATTGGACCTCGTCGCCGAGGACATCCCGGATGTCGACGGGTTTCTCCCGCGGGACGCGGCGGACATCCACGTGGACGCCGTCCTTCACCAGCTCCCGAATGGCGCTGATGTCCTCTTCCCCAAGCAGGACCGAGGGAGCGCACTGCTGGATGCACTCCTCGTTGTGGATGTTCCCGATGTTCAGGTGGTCGAAGTAAAATCCGCCCCGATACGCCCGCAGGGCATCCTTCATGGATGAGAAGAGGATGATGGCCTTGCGGCCTTTTCTCTCGATGCTCCGGATGTTTGTCGGAAACTCGTCGACGCTGCTGATCAGGGTCTCGATTTCCCGGGGGACGGACATCTTGATGACCGTCTCCCGAAAAAAATCGTTCGCCACGTGGTCGTCGACAACGATGATGCAGTTGGCCCTGGCAAAGGGAACCCATGCCTCGATGATCTGGCCGTGGACCAGACGGTTGTCGATTCTCACCAGGGCGATGTCCATGTCCGGGAACCCGTCATGTGCCGACCTTCCTGTTGAGGATCTCGCTGGCGAGGGAGATGTTGTTCCGTCCGTAATCCTTGATGAAGCAGGAGAAATCCTTCAGGTTCATAGTCTCGCGGACATCGGCGAGCTTCAGCATCATGGGGAGATTGACGCCGGTGACGACCTCGACCTTCCCGTCCTTCATGAAGGAAAGGGAAATGTTGGAAGGCGTTCCGCCGAAGAGGTCCGTCATGATGAGGACCCCTTTGCCCTGCTCGAGCTTCTTGATGGCGGTGCTGATTTCCTTCTTGATCTCTTCGACGCCCTTGCTCTGGTCGATGGGGATGTGGAGAACGCCCTTCATGGGACCCTTGATCATTTCTGCGGCCTTGATCAACTCCTTGCCGAGATCGCCATGGGTTGTAATCAGAACTCCGATCATGATGCACTCCAGCCAGTACCGTTTAGGGGCGCTACGCTAATGGATTCACCTGCTATTGTCAAGGCCAATCGGCCCTCAAATCCTTCTTGACAGAGTCGCCCTTTTTAACATAGAACGCCGTACTTTCAATGTACTGCACGCGCTTCCCCGCAGCTTGCCGGGGAGGTTGTCTTCCATAACCCGCCGATTCAACGAGGAGGCCATCATGAACCCAGAGATTTTCCGGGAATACGACGTCAGGGGCCTGGTGGACAGGGACCTGAATCCCGATTTCGTCCGGGAACTCGGGCAGGCCATCGGGACCTACGCCCGACAGCGAGGAGTCCGGACCATGACCCTGGGCCGGGATTGCCGGCTCAGCTCCGAATCCTACGCCGGGCAGATGGCCCGGGGTCTCCGGAGCACCGGCATCGACGTCATCGACGTGGGCATGTGCGCCACACCTGTCCTCTATTACTCCATCCGCCACCTGGAAACGGACGGCGGCGTCATGGTCACCGGTAGCCACAACCCTCCGGAATTCAATGG
Coding sequences:
- a CDS encoding dihydroorotate dehydrogenase, whose product is MNSTGNNLPSLAVSIGGLNLKNPVMPASGTFGYGEEYAPFADLNHLGAVVTKGISLRPRAGNPPPRIMETPAGMLNAVGLQNVGVQAFVAEKLPYLRKFDVPVIVNIFGEAVDEYAAVAEELSRAGGVHALEVNISCPNVKKGGIAFGARPESAAEVTAAVRGSTDLPVIVKLTPNVTDIVEIALAVESAGAHALSLINTLLGMSVDVERRVPHLANVTGGLSGPAVRPVAVRMVWQVAGRVKVPVIGVGGIVDAAGALEFLIAGASAVQVGTGQFMNPRTSLDVIEGIEAYLVRHGMRDMKDLVGSLVCNTVR
- the rimI gene encoding ribosomal protein S18-alanine N-acetyltransferase — protein: MSPSIELSPVTEEYLEEILAIERASFPTPWSRELFLRELDLVISRSLAAREARRPGASVCGYMFFWFVAGEGQLQRIAVRQDLRRAGIADCLMKGMLDLCTREDVTRVVLEVRRSNAAAIELYRKWGFQRTGTRRGYYPETGEDALLMEWNAS
- a CDS encoding phosphate-starvation-inducible PsiE family protein translates to MKTLKQFEKATVYALIGMMALTVFLATVEVAWLLVRDIFTPPLFLLEIDELLEVFGMFLLVLIGLELIHTLKSYLSAEPVHLEVVLMLAIIAVARKVIVLDVKEASGMTLVGIAAIVLALSLGYYLVTCGVKQRMAACNAAREGGQPEDGA
- a CDS encoding PTS sugar transporter subunit IIA, whose amino-acid sequence is MIGVLITTHGDLGKELIKAAEMIKGPMKGVLHIPIDQSKGVEEIKKEISTAIKKLEQGKGVLIMTDLFGGTPSNISLSFMKDGKVEVVTGVNLPMMLKLADVRETMNLKDFSCFIKDYGRNNISLASEILNRKVGT
- a CDS encoding MBL fold metallo-hydrolase, yielding MGRAEAIWDGIWLVGGPDVSRSDDATVFVVDFQGELVMIDSGAGGSSKALLRNIEGAGLDPGAISTLILTHCHIDHIGSAPFFRDRYGCRILIHELDAEAIEAGDPVRTAANWYETDFPPTRVDRRLKGEEEVLAFGGEDLHCLHTPGHTPGSIVVWLDRNGKRVLFGQDIHGPFMSAFRSNISDWRASMKKILALEPDVLCEGHFGIFEPKEQAAAYIHRYLRMNG
- a CDS encoding DUF4384 domain-containing protein, whose protein sequence is MKKAILLAAVLLLAALPAFAASSAITEAEGYSCMGYDKSRKATEDDALANARRQALEYAATYVKSETKVEDATVLKDLLEAYANGTVRILQELQRTWYTDPKTGECFRIRVKAEILPDTKAMDRVAAKPALADDPGAPLNVRVWTDRQTYRQSEQIRIFLKGNRPFFARVIYRDTKGQILQLLPNPYRSDNYFQGGVVYEIPSGNDKFQLEVVPPFGEEKIMVYASSSPIGDLQLEAAGGVYEVRTKAADMDVKVRGVSVVKAPVKNAKPDGQVAGAGFFETSATLRTNR
- a CDS encoding PTS sugar transporter subunit IIC; the encoded protein is MHWKILLIATAGGLMCLDRVVLQAMISRPVVAGTLTGWMLGAPATGLLVGALIELFWIDHLPIGTYIPPNETIVTVLAVSVAVLNSPGPSGNVPRETVALSLLMFLPVAHLAQKGEQVLVMLNERLARQAVAAGEAGDLGAVSRLHIRAIGRYWLSSAGLLAVLLAVGVPLLGWLLEHLSHSVRMALQLTYFMFPVVGIAAALKAFSQKRALHVFCGVYLAAVFFLELFQGP
- a CDS encoding PTS sugar transporter subunit IIB, yielding MDIALVRIDNRLVHGQIIEAWVPFARANCIIVVDDHVANDFFRETVIKMSVPREIETLISSVDEFPTNIRSIERKGRKAIILFSSMKDALRAYRGGFYFDHLNIGNIHNEECIQQCAPSVLLGEEDISAIRELVKDGVHVDVRRVPREKPVDIRDVLGDEVQ
- a CDS encoding dihydroorotate dehydrogenase electron transfer subunit, encoding MTDQARRGMERNVEGVVLSNRETAPGHFHMVLGLPIPITDPVPGQFVMVRMPDRSDPLLARPLGIYSFSQRRGEARLELLYRVAGKGTALLSGLPAGRVLQVLGPLGRGFRIAPELRTLVLISGGIGIAPLTFLAEHYRGIPDGAEKDIVCYAGARCADALVGLERMEALCSRVVVTTDDGTCGSCGIVTDPLGQDLPSFHPEETALYACGPRPMLSCLADMLRDSPVPCQVSVEERMACGLGACLGCAVAVRGRDSALSYVRVCREGPVFDIHELDW